One segment of Alnus glutinosa chromosome 2, dhAlnGlut1.1, whole genome shotgun sequence DNA contains the following:
- the LOC133861286 gene encoding protein LIGHT-DEPENDENT SHORT HYPOCOTYLS 10, which translates to MSSGKELAEGSPSSPSDHHHQQPATPSRYESQKRRDWNTFGQYLKNQRPPVPLSQCNCNHVLDFLRYLDQFGKTKVHLQGCMFYGQPEPPAPCTCPLRQAWGSLDALIGRLRAAYEENGGSPETNPFASGAIRVYLRDVRECQAKARGIPYKKKKKAANQSKGNEESSSTVHFS; encoded by the coding sequence ATGTCCAGCGGGAAAGAATTGGCAGAAGGATCGCCAAGCTCTCCCAGCGATCATCACCATCAGCAGCCGGCAACACCAAGCCGTTATGAGTCACAGAAAAGGAGGGACTGGAACACCTTTGGGCAGTACCTGAAGAATCAGAGGCCCCCAGTCCCACTCTCCCAGTGCAACTGCAACCATGTCTTGGACTTTCTTCGATATCTTGACCAGTTTGGGAAGACAAAAGTTCACCTCCAAGGGTGTATGTTTTATGGACAGCCTGAGCCGCCTGCACCTTGCACCTGTCCACTTAGACAGGCCTGGGGCAGCCTTGACGCCCTCATTGGGCGGCTCCGAGCTGCTTATGAGGAGAATGGAGGCTCTCCGGAGACCAATCCGTTCGCTAGCGGTGCAATCCGGGTTTATCTTCGGGATGTGAGGGAGTGTCAAGCTAAGGCAAGGGGGATCCcatataagaagaaaaagaaggcgGCCAATCAAAGCAAGGGAAATGAAGAATCCAGCTCTACCGTGCACTTCTCTTGA